Proteins from a genomic interval of Candidatus Neomarinimicrobiota bacterium:
- a CDS encoding type II secretion system protein GspD, which translates to MKRPFVYLFIIFSILIGQQRPPASVNRRPPANIQKRSTVGALNSFRDLDFEVIKLSYIETDRALAILKTLGYSVVEFKAGKGEIAGQNNFSPQFLNKNSDLNAPNALPIIIKLPDTETVSLIEKSKAKSSSKKSALGVDLGGVTLDNTTSGDPMQRLLVGFKPGDFNSLAKLIDLIQNKIDVPANQIVIEALVLELNSDQLDELGIDFSNAGQGYSATFPPPQGGSISPFTVVLDRTLLGSASNFRANIDALISNKAAEILSKPSVLVLDGRQARIQVGQQIPIVKTTDTQISTTKSVDYIPVGIVLNLRPRISEDGSRVTIQVETIISETEERIGAATSGNVESAPIINNRKVQSFVRVANNTPFIIGGLINKKTTENEGGVPVLKDLPIIGRFFAVSSEQTVKKEVIVVITPHIITESEDNFSRVVPQDSELFNAFGNRSFPNSYRIQHSDVFDLSFIYESPVFKDIKDEVNKRAEKDKTLMVRDPYKSLIEGKVPGENILVRRMLIDVIERLGYYKYIDPDKVIYFLESVADPAGFKVTPLANDIRNIPEGQALQLSYAIKGKATVAKPFVRPTAAAQYISLTDSYKNILKDLNKRGVNSADDIFTILVSREKDERRLYNVLVMKKVLEMNPDFELTLQYFKPGIEILFPSPDVLLSNNHVVDRDAAKYFYEVNDYYGSFEQEFNRSTAELGRLIQSRR; encoded by the coding sequence ATGAAAAGACCATTCGTTTATCTATTTATTATTTTTTCTATCCTTATTGGGCAACAGCGCCCTCCTGCTTCTGTGAATAGACGCCCTCCGGCTAATATCCAAAAAAGATCCACCGTCGGTGCTTTAAATTCATTTAGGGATTTGGATTTTGAAGTAATTAAACTGAGTTATATCGAGACCGATCGCGCTTTAGCGATTTTAAAAACCTTAGGATATTCAGTTGTAGAATTCAAAGCGGGTAAAGGTGAAATTGCAGGCCAAAATAATTTTTCACCGCAATTTTTAAATAAGAATTCTGACTTGAATGCTCCAAATGCATTGCCGATAATAATTAAATTACCCGACACTGAGACCGTTTCATTAATTGAAAAAAGTAAAGCTAAATCATCGAGTAAAAAGTCCGCTTTGGGTGTGGATCTCGGAGGTGTTACTTTAGATAATACAACCAGTGGCGACCCCATGCAGCGCCTTTTGGTTGGTTTTAAACCGGGAGATTTTAATTCACTGGCAAAACTCATCGATTTGATCCAAAATAAAATTGATGTTCCCGCCAATCAAATTGTTATTGAAGCATTGGTTCTTGAATTGAATTCCGATCAATTGGATGAATTGGGAATTGACTTTTCAAATGCTGGGCAAGGATATTCGGCCACATTCCCACCGCCCCAAGGTGGTTCGATTTCGCCCTTCACTGTTGTACTGGATCGTACACTTTTGGGGAGCGCATCCAATTTCCGAGCAAATATTGATGCACTAATCAGCAACAAAGCTGCCGAAATTTTATCCAAACCTTCCGTACTCGTTTTGGATGGGCGTCAGGCGCGAATTCAAGTAGGGCAACAAATCCCAATTGTTAAAACGACCGATACACAGATTTCAACAACCAAGTCGGTGGACTATATCCCCGTTGGCATTGTTTTAAATTTGCGTCCAAGGATCAGTGAAGATGGTTCCCGTGTTACTATTCAGGTTGAAACAATCATTAGTGAAACGGAAGAACGAATTGGTGCGGCTACCAGTGGAAATGTGGAATCAGCGCCAATCATTAATAACAGGAAAGTGCAATCATTTGTTAGGGTGGCTAATAATACACCATTTATAATTGGTGGATTAATTAATAAAAAAACCACGGAGAATGAGGGTGGCGTACCGGTTCTAAAAGATTTGCCTATTATCGGTAGGTTTTTTGCAGTTTCATCTGAACAGACAGTAAAAAAAGAAGTTATTGTTGTTATAACGCCCCATATCATTACTGAGAGTGAAGACAATTTCAGTCGTGTCGTTCCTCAAGATTCAGAATTGTTTAATGCTTTTGGTAACCGTTCTTTTCCCAACTCTTACAGGATTCAACATTCAGATGTATTTGATTTAAGCTTTATTTATGAAAGTCCGGTATTTAAAGATATTAAGGATGAAGTAAATAAACGGGCTGAAAAAGATAAAACACTCATGGTTCGTGATCCCTATAAAAGTCTGATTGAAGGAAAAGTCCCTGGGGAAAATATTTTAGTCCGTCGAATGCTGATAGATGTAATCGAACGATTGGGGTATTACAAATACATTGATCCGGATAAAGTGATTTACTTCCTCGAATCAGTAGCTGATCCAGCTGGTTTTAAAGTGACCCCTTTAGCGAATGATATCCGAAATATACCGGAGGGACAAGCGCTTCAACTCAGTTATGCCATAAAAGGTAAGGCGACAGTAGCAAAACCATTTGTACGACCCACTGCCGCCGCCCAGTATATCAGTCTAACTGATTCATATAAAAATATATTAAAAGATTTAAATAAGCGTGGTGTCAATTCCGCCGATGATATATTTACTATTTTAGTCTCGCGGGAAAAAGATGAGCGGCGATTATACAATGTGTTGGTAATGAAAAAGGTTCTTGAGATGAATCCCGATTTTGAGTTAACCTTACAATACTTTAAACCAGGTATTGAAATTCTATTCCCATCACCGGATGTGCTTTTGAGCAACAATCATGTTGTCGATCGAGACGCAGCCAAATATTTTTATGAAGTGAATGATTATTACGGTTCATTTGAACAGGAATTCAATCGGTCAACGGCGGAATTGGGCCGGTTAATTCAAAGTAGGAGATAG
- a CDS encoding PhoH family protein, whose translation MPKKKKAKILVLDTNVILHDSSCIHHFEENDVAIPITVLEELDNFKRGNEQINFHARDFLRDLDEITGDNLFKQGVSLGQDRGKIRIVVNQTWDEDLIEVFRDDIPDIRILNTAMRLQKLEKTTSVILVTKDTNLRMKAKALGILAQDYTTDKIESVDKIYTGRRTVENLPTKIIDSLYANPFHVDGDKIPEVTSPLPNENFILRNEHKSALATYDSIENQFHKIDKTPAYGITPRNSEQAFALAALINPKIQLVTLSGKAGTGKTLLALAGALEARSQFRQIYLARPIVPLSNKDIGYLPGDIQSKIDPYMQPLWDNLGVIRHQFKGNDPKSQKINEMIEEDKLVITPLAYIRGRSLQKVFFIVDEAQNLTPHEVKTIITRAGEGTKIVFTGDINQIDQPYLDKLSNGLSYLINRMTNQKIFAHITLEKGERSYLADLASDLL comes from the coding sequence ATGCCAAAAAAGAAAAAAGCAAAAATCCTTGTTCTCGATACGAATGTCATCCTCCATGACTCAAGTTGTATTCACCATTTTGAAGAAAACGATGTGGCCATTCCCATTACAGTTCTGGAGGAATTAGACAATTTCAAACGTGGTAATGAGCAGATCAATTTCCATGCCAGAGACTTTTTAAGAGATTTGGATGAAATAACAGGGGACAATTTATTTAAGCAAGGCGTTTCTCTTGGCCAGGATCGTGGCAAGATCAGGATTGTAGTGAACCAAACCTGGGATGAAGATCTCATTGAAGTTTTTCGCGACGATATTCCTGATATCCGAATCCTGAATACGGCCATGCGATTACAAAAGTTGGAGAAGACTACTTCCGTAATTCTTGTCACTAAAGATACAAACCTGCGGATGAAAGCCAAGGCTTTGGGAATTTTAGCCCAAGATTACACTACAGATAAAATTGAAAGCGTCGATAAAATATATACAGGCAGGCGAACAGTTGAAAATCTACCAACGAAAATAATCGATTCACTTTATGCCAATCCCTTTCATGTTGATGGCGATAAAATTCCTGAAGTTACTTCTCCCCTTCCCAATGAGAATTTTATCCTGAGGAATGAACATAAATCGGCCCTTGCTACTTATGATAGCATAGAAAACCAATTTCACAAGATTGATAAAACACCCGCTTACGGCATTACGCCTCGCAATTCTGAACAAGCTTTTGCGTTGGCTGCCCTTATTAATCCTAAGATTCAACTGGTCACACTATCAGGAAAAGCGGGAACGGGAAAAACACTTTTGGCTTTGGCCGGCGCATTGGAAGCCCGTTCACAGTTCCGACAAATATACCTGGCGAGACCGATTGTACCCTTGAGTAATAAAGATATCGGCTATCTCCCGGGGGATATTCAATCCAAGATTGACCCCTATATGCAACCGTTATGGGATAACTTGGGTGTGATACGCCACCAATTCAAAGGGAATGATCCTAAATCACAAAAAATAAATGAAATGATAGAAGAAGATAAACTGGTGATTACGCCACTTGCATATATCCGTGGCCGCAGTCTTCAGAAAGTTTTTTTCATCGTAGATGAAGCCCAAAATCTTACACCCCATGAAGTTAAAACAATAATCACCCGGGCAGGGGAAGGAACCAAAATTGTATTTACCGGTGACATCAACCAGATTGACCAGCCTTATCTTGATAAATTGTCCAATGGATTGAGTTATTTAATCAACCGTATGACCAATCAAAAAATCTTTGCCCATATTACATTAGAAAAAGGAGAAAGGTCTTATTTGGCTGATTTGGCCAGTGACCTATTATAA
- a CDS encoding cyclic nucleotide-binding domain-containing protein — MVLTFFFFSFFTVAMAMVAKTARDAYFLSRFEKSILPLMFLAVAIVLAPILTYYTNLSKKLTPRVLFAMTCAIFASSLILVQPMITGFVIPVVYIWVEVVVGIMLIQFWTFAGNSFEPQQAKRLFSIIGGGGSFAIMIIGMNLKPFVSAFGTDELLFLAAGFLGLAAFFGLKSMQYFKKEPVKKGATKSSQKNGEKKKGKPDPFLIGIGTIVALSAVVTTLVDYQFKIIASSSFPSEAELVSFFGTFYSIAGAASIIMQFFITGPVLSRFGILIGLLILPFFLVAGVTSVLIAPILMSASIAKFSDQTFKFTINVSSMELLWLPVPANIRKTIKPQVSGTVKSISEGFGGLVTFFLVKIIALQYLSIISLGAIAVWILTAIKVKSGYVEQLQTAIAKRQIDFEDLNVDVQDAAMVKTIEETLSSDDEIKQLFALEIIEGLPLASWKKSINHLFFEGSVEVRKRILSMAWDEESILSNDDIIEAMKKNDEVSEEAIMVVGRRKLTNVLPDLEPLLTNESQKIRAVSAAAILHFETGPSKRAESILNEMLDSDDELVQATALKRLVHNDSILPQDKLIHFLENEGPLISNVALTIAGKRNEPELVPAIISNLNFPKTSLQARLMLNKFSDDLIMEEFQKLIASPNLSRKLRLGIIRTLREYPNDQTIDILLLLLNREDQDVYNEVVDSLLAVARAHSISEDKKAEIEKEIQAMARKVYALNEAIKLIPDDDNKFLMHDHLNNEIQNTLPTLLKLGVMDVPDTPIETYIHTVKSGDPAKLPFLLEFFENIFSLEEREIINPLIERISLEERSEVGHSKFKNLPHNLESELTESVYSPNKWESVIALDYLLKSEKIEVLQGLDWDNVPASKANQELLTRRIQKNGTNLDFIPTERFKLEAIELSMYSTLEKTIILKSVDLFKTIPAENLSRVAQITDEVQYDANSPIFAEGDYGDSLFIVVDGNVKIHKGEQELAMLGKGTCLGEMALLDDEPRSADATVTEDSTLFKIEQEGFYEVMGSQSDIMEGIIKLLTGRLRVANEKLMSK; from the coding sequence ATGGTCCTTACCTTTTTCTTTTTCTCTTTCTTCACCGTAGCCATGGCCATGGTAGCCAAAACGGCAAGAGATGCTTATTTCTTAAGCCGTTTTGAAAAGTCTATTTTGCCCCTCATGTTTTTGGCTGTTGCTATAGTGCTTGCCCCAATCCTCACCTACTATACCAACCTTTCTAAAAAATTGACACCGCGGGTTCTTTTCGCCATGACATGTGCCATATTTGCCAGCTCATTAATTCTAGTTCAACCTATGATCACAGGCTTTGTAATTCCTGTTGTGTATATATGGGTTGAAGTTGTGGTGGGTATTATGCTGATCCAATTCTGGACATTTGCAGGTAACTCATTCGAGCCACAACAAGCAAAACGACTGTTCAGTATCATCGGTGGTGGTGGCTCTTTTGCTATCATGATTATAGGAATGAATCTTAAACCATTTGTTAGTGCTTTTGGTACGGATGAATTATTGTTTCTTGCGGCAGGCTTTTTGGGATTAGCAGCTTTTTTTGGTCTAAAATCTATGCAATATTTCAAAAAGGAGCCGGTTAAAAAAGGTGCAACAAAATCCTCTCAAAAAAATGGGGAAAAGAAAAAAGGGAAACCGGATCCATTTTTAATAGGCATTGGAACTATCGTTGCTCTTTCTGCTGTTGTGACTACCTTAGTGGATTACCAATTTAAAATTATCGCTAGTTCTTCTTTCCCCAGTGAAGCTGAATTGGTTTCATTCTTTGGCACATTTTACTCCATCGCCGGGGCAGCCTCAATTATAATGCAGTTTTTTATCACCGGCCCTGTGCTTTCTAGATTTGGTATCCTAATTGGATTGCTGATACTACCATTTTTCCTCGTTGCAGGCGTAACGTCAGTTTTAATCGCTCCGATTCTTATGAGCGCCAGCATTGCCAAATTTTCTGATCAAACTTTTAAGTTTACGATAAACGTTTCTTCAATGGAATTGCTGTGGCTTCCCGTTCCTGCTAATATTCGAAAAACTATAAAACCGCAAGTGAGTGGTACAGTAAAATCCATATCAGAAGGCTTCGGAGGATTGGTCACTTTTTTTCTGGTTAAAATTATTGCACTCCAATACTTAAGTATCATTTCACTTGGTGCAATTGCGGTGTGGATTTTAACCGCCATCAAAGTGAAGTCCGGATATGTTGAGCAATTGCAGACAGCCATTGCCAAAAGACAGATCGATTTTGAAGACTTGAATGTAGATGTTCAGGACGCAGCTATGGTGAAAACGATTGAAGAAACCCTTTCTTCAGATGATGAGATTAAGCAGCTTTTTGCACTGGAGATTATTGAAGGATTACCCTTGGCCTCCTGGAAAAAATCTATCAATCATTTATTTTTTGAGGGCAGTGTTGAAGTTCGAAAACGCATTTTATCCATGGCTTGGGATGAAGAATCCATATTATCCAATGATGATATCATTGAGGCAATGAAGAAAAACGATGAAGTTTCTGAAGAAGCTATTATGGTCGTGGGCCGACGAAAGCTCACAAATGTATTGCCAGATTTGGAACCACTACTTACAAATGAGTCCCAGAAAATTCGTGCGGTTTCCGCAGCAGCAATCCTTCATTTTGAGACTGGGCCGTCAAAGCGGGCTGAATCGATTCTAAATGAAATGCTGGATAGTGATGATGAATTGGTACAAGCCACTGCCTTAAAACGATTGGTTCATAATGATAGTATACTGCCCCAAGATAAACTGATACATTTTCTTGAGAATGAAGGCCCTTTGATTAGCAACGTGGCATTGACGATTGCAGGAAAACGGAATGAACCCGAATTAGTCCCGGCGATCATTTCTAATCTGAATTTTCCGAAAACCAGCCTCCAAGCACGTCTGATGCTCAATAAATTTTCTGATGACTTAATAATGGAAGAATTCCAAAAATTAATCGCATCTCCGAATTTAAGCCGAAAACTTCGCCTTGGGATTATCCGTACCCTTCGTGAATACCCCAATGACCAAACAATTGATATACTACTATTGCTATTGAATCGTGAAGATCAAGATGTATATAATGAGGTGGTTGATTCCTTATTGGCCGTAGCTCGGGCCCATTCAATCAGCGAAGATAAAAAGGCGGAAATTGAGAAAGAAATCCAGGCAATGGCACGTAAAGTTTATGCCCTGAATGAAGCCATAAAATTGATCCCCGATGACGATAACAAATTCCTCATGCACGACCACTTAAATAATGAGATTCAAAACACATTACCGACCTTATTAAAACTTGGTGTCATGGATGTACCTGACACACCAATTGAAACTTATATCCATACAGTAAAGTCCGGAGATCCAGCCAAACTGCCCTTTTTACTCGAATTTTTTGAAAATATTTTTTCCCTTGAAGAACGAGAAATTATCAACCCCCTCATTGAAAGAATTTCTTTAGAAGAAAGAAGCGAAGTGGGTCACAGTAAATTTAAGAATCTTCCTCATAACCTTGAGAGCGAATTGACAGAATCTGTTTATTCACCCAATAAATGGGAGTCGGTGATTGCTCTAGATTATTTATTAAAATCAGAAAAAATAGAGGTACTTCAAGGGTTGGATTGGGATAATGTTCCTGCATCAAAAGCTAATCAGGAACTACTTACAAGAAGAATCCAAAAAAATGGTACGAACCTTGATTTCATTCCTACAGAACGTTTTAAATTAGAGGCTATTGAGTTAAGCATGTATTCCACATTAGAAAAAACAATTATTCTGAAATCCGTTGATTTGTTCAAAACAATCCCGGCGGAGAACTTATCCCGCGTCGCCCAAATTACTGATGAAGTGCAGTACGATGCCAATTCACCCATTTTCGCCGAAGGGGATTATGGTGACTCTCTATTTATTGTTGTGGATGGGAATGTGAAAATTCACAAAGGTGAGCAGGAATTAGCCATGCTAGGGAAAGGCACTTGCCTCGGTGAGATGGCACTTTTGGATGATGAACCACGGTCAGCAGATGCAACCGTAACAGAAGATTCAACTTTATTTAAAATCGAACAAGAAGGATTTTATGAAGTAATGGGTAGCCAAAGCGATATTATGGAAGGCATTATTAAATTGCTCACTGGCCGCCTACGTGTGGCCAATGAAAAACTCATGTCTAAATAA
- a CDS encoding membrane protein insertion efficiency factor YidD, with translation MKPLIKTLLFTIPLFAQYPADSLFSAPDTSPLQKIFLYPITKWQRFSYNESSLNCQFAPSCSNYGAQAIHTHGTVKGLFMTSDRIIRCNANAFFYHQKMGGQFHSDGRLIDPINYNSTIHSPKSPVLAAGLSMVIPGLGRAFAGRPMDGFYGFLLSALSISAGVKSIKRESIFAPLYVGMAVTIYGGEVYGAYRTAKYYQP, from the coding sequence ATGAAGCCTTTAATCAAAACACTTTTATTTACAATTCCACTTTTTGCACAATACCCGGCAGATTCACTTTTTAGCGCTCCTGATACCTCCCCACTCCAAAAAATATTTCTCTACCCAATTACCAAATGGCAGCGGTTTTCTTATAATGAGTCCTCCTTAAATTGTCAATTTGCACCAAGTTGTTCCAATTATGGTGCCCAAGCAATTCACACCCATGGCACGGTTAAAGGACTTTTTATGACGTCTGACCGAATCATTCGCTGCAATGCTAACGCCTTTTTTTATCATCAAAAAATGGGTGGTCAGTTTCATTCTGATGGAAGATTGATTGATCCTATTAATTATAATTCCACAATTCATTCCCCTAAATCACCGGTTCTTGCGGCAGGGTTATCCATGGTAATTCCAGGATTGGGTAGAGCCTTTGCAGGGAGACCTATGGATGGATTCTATGGTTTCCTTTTGTCTGCATTGTCTATAAGTGCCGGTGTAAAATCGATAAAAAGAGAAAGTATTTTTGCACCACTTTATGTGGGAATGGCTGTCACCATTTATGGTGGTGAAGTGTATGGTGCTTACAGAACAGCAAAATATTATCAGCCTTAG
- a CDS encoding helix-turn-helix transcriptional regulator yields the protein MPIITNLDVMLAKRKMSLTQLSKAIGLSLTNLSLLKNGKVRGIRYETLEKICIVLNCQPGDILEYRADDDGFSSNE from the coding sequence ATGCCAATTATTACAAATCTAGATGTGATGCTTGCCAAACGAAAAATGTCACTGACGCAACTTTCCAAGGCAATTGGACTTTCTCTGACCAATTTGTCCTTGTTAAAAAATGGAAAAGTCAGGGGCATTCGATATGAAACATTGGAGAAAATCTGTATTGTATTGAACTGCCAACCGGGCGACATCCTTGAATACAGAGCCGATGATGATGGATTTAGTTCGAATGAATAA